A window of the Acidithiobacillus thiooxidans ATCC 19377 genome harbors these coding sequences:
- the rsmD gene encoding 16S rRNA (guanine(966)-N(2))-methyltransferase RsmD has product MTVSIIAGRHRGRRLLTPSDSGVRPTPGVVRERLFNWLGGVVAGARVLDLFAGSGALGLEAWSRDAKEVVFVEKNPRHRALLLQNLKACGIPESQLAGKNALHYLQQNAPSFDIVFADPPFDQGWPQRLASCFAACATSEKPCWLYLESSAAEQWQAADIPQGWQSYRHGHCGDAFYTLFSKQ; this is encoded by the coding sequence ATGACCGTCAGCATCATTGCTGGACGGCATCGAGGTCGCCGGCTGTTGACCCCCTCAGATTCAGGCGTTCGCCCTACGCCCGGGGTAGTCCGTGAACGACTGTTTAACTGGTTGGGCGGGGTGGTTGCAGGCGCGCGGGTTCTGGACCTTTTCGCCGGAAGTGGCGCTTTGGGGCTGGAAGCCTGGTCAAGAGATGCCAAGGAAGTGGTTTTTGTCGAAAAAAATCCCCGGCATCGCGCCCTGTTGTTACAGAATCTCAAGGCTTGTGGGATTCCGGAAAGCCAGCTTGCCGGCAAGAATGCTCTGCACTATCTACAGCAGAATGCGCCTTCCTTTGATATAGTGTTTGCTGATCCGCCCTTTGATCAGGGCTGGCCGCAGCGTCTGGCGTCTTGTTTTGCTGCCTGCGCAACATCGGAAAAACCCTGCTGGCTTTACCTGGAAAGCTCGGCTGCGGAACAATGGCAGGCCGCAGATATTCCTCAAGGTTGGCAGTCTTATCGCCACGGACATTGTGGTGATGCTTTTTACACCCTGTTTAGCAAGCAGTAG
- a CDS encoding YfhL family 4Fe-4S dicluster ferredoxin, giving the protein MSLLIDDNCINCDVCEPECPNSAISMGPNIYVIDPNLCTECVGHYDTPQCMEVCPVDCISKDPDHAESAEQLQSKFRQLTGQA; this is encoded by the coding sequence ATGTCTCTGCTTATTGATGACAACTGCATCAACTGTGATGTCTGTGAACCCGAATGTCCCAACAGCGCCATCAGCATGGGGCCGAATATCTATGTCATTGACCCCAATCTCTGCACCGAGTGCGTTGGTCATTACGACACGCCCCAGTGCATGGAAGTCTGTCCGGTGGATTGTATCAGCAAAGATCCTGACCATGCAGAATCTGCTGAACAACTGCAAAGCAAATTCCGGCAACTTACCGGACAGGCCTGA
- the hslU gene encoding ATP-dependent protease ATPase subunit HslU gives MSEMTPREIVQELDKYIIGQSDAKRAVAIALRNRWRRGQVPAPLHQEITPKNILMIGPTGVGKTEIARRLAQLANAPFIKVEATKFTEVGYVGKDVESIIRDLTETAVDMIRSERQTAMRQRAEEMAEERILDALIPGPRDSTVPRSDEGTRQKFRKMLREGKLDQQEIEIEVAAPKAGVEIMAPAGMEEMTNQLRDMFSNMSQGKTSTRKVPVAEARRLLTEDEAAKLVNEEEVRALALERVQSGGIVFIDEIDKVAVRSGSQQGTDISREGVQRDLLPLVEGSNVSTRYGVVKTDHILFIASGAFHLSKPSDLIPELQGRLPIRVELDALSAADLVRILQEPENALVRQYSALLASDGVTLQFTDDGVQRIAEIAQQVNERVENIGARRLHTIMERLLEEVAFSAPDLSQPSVEVNAAYVDGRLQDLAQDEDLSRYIL, from the coding sequence ATGTCTGAAATGACCCCCCGTGAAATCGTCCAGGAACTGGACAAGTACATCATCGGCCAGTCTGACGCCAAGCGTGCAGTGGCAATTGCCCTGCGCAACCGCTGGCGGCGCGGCCAGGTGCCTGCCCCCCTGCATCAGGAAATCACCCCCAAAAACATCCTGATGATTGGGCCTACCGGCGTCGGCAAAACCGAAATTGCCCGCCGTCTGGCGCAATTGGCCAACGCCCCTTTCATCAAGGTCGAAGCCACCAAATTCACAGAAGTGGGTTACGTCGGCAAGGATGTGGAATCCATTATCCGGGACTTGACCGAAACGGCCGTAGACATGATTCGTAGTGAACGCCAAACGGCCATGCGCCAGCGCGCTGAAGAAATGGCCGAAGAACGCATTCTCGATGCGTTGATTCCCGGCCCCCGGGACAGCACGGTGCCACGCAGCGATGAAGGGACCCGCCAGAAATTCCGCAAAATGCTCCGCGAGGGCAAGCTGGATCAGCAGGAAATCGAAATTGAGGTTGCGGCTCCCAAAGCGGGTGTGGAAATCATGGCACCAGCGGGTATGGAAGAAATGACCAACCAGCTGCGGGATATGTTCTCCAATATGTCCCAGGGTAAAACCAGCACCCGCAAGGTGCCGGTGGCAGAAGCCCGGCGTCTGCTGACGGAAGACGAAGCTGCCAAGCTGGTCAATGAAGAAGAAGTACGGGCTCTGGCCCTGGAAAGGGTGCAATCTGGCGGCATTGTTTTCATTGATGAAATCGACAAAGTCGCCGTGCGCTCCGGTAGTCAGCAGGGTACCGACATTTCCCGGGAAGGGGTGCAGCGGGATTTGTTGCCGCTAGTGGAAGGATCCAACGTCAGCACCCGTTATGGCGTGGTGAAAACCGACCATATCCTGTTCATTGCCTCCGGGGCATTTCATCTCAGCAAACCTTCGGACCTGATCCCGGAACTGCAGGGACGACTCCCCATTCGCGTAGAGTTGGATGCCCTGAGTGCGGCAGACCTGGTCCGTATTCTGCAGGAGCCAGAAAACGCCCTGGTTCGTCAGTACAGCGCCCTGCTCGCCAGTGATGGGGTCACACTGCAATTTACTGATGATGGCGTACAGCGCATTGCCGAAATCGCGCAACAGGTCAACGAACGGGTCGAGAACATTGGCGCCCGCCGCCTGCATACCATCATGGAACGCCTGCTGGAAGAAGTGGCTTTTTCAGCGCCAGACCTGAGTCAGCCCAGCGTGGAAGTCAACGCAGCCTATGTGGATGGACGCTTGCAGGACCTCGCCCAGGACGAAGACCTGTCCCGCTATATTTTATAA
- the mutM gene encoding bifunctional DNA-formamidopyrimidine glycosylase/DNA-(apurinic or apyrimidinic site) lyase produces MPELPEVEVTRLGISPHLLGKNLQGAIVRESRLRLAVNADLSAQVAGQKLEQIRRRGKYLLLDLQRGSILIHLGMSGHLRVLPQDTPVEKHDHVDLLFAQDTCLRFHDPRRFGVLCWLKEADTHPLIARLGPEPLGEDFSGAYLHAQSRQRQIPVKAFLMDAHQVVGVGNIYANEALFAAGIDPRRPAGRISLARYTLLAAAVRVVLEAAIQQGGTTLRDFTRPDGRNGYFRLSLAVYGREGQACIRCGKALQGIRIGGRATTYCSHCQH; encoded by the coding sequence ATGCCTGAGTTACCGGAAGTGGAAGTGACCCGTCTGGGAATCAGTCCGCATCTTTTGGGAAAAAATCTGCAGGGCGCGATCGTGCGTGAATCACGTTTGCGCCTGGCTGTGAATGCGGACTTGAGCGCGCAGGTTGCCGGTCAGAAACTGGAGCAAATAAGACGGCGCGGCAAATATCTGCTGCTGGATTTGCAACGGGGCAGCATTCTGATTCATTTGGGGATGAGTGGACACTTGCGGGTACTCCCGCAGGACACTCCGGTGGAGAAGCATGATCATGTGGACCTGCTTTTTGCTCAGGATACGTGTTTGCGTTTCCATGATCCCCGCCGTTTTGGCGTACTTTGCTGGCTGAAAGAAGCGGATACGCACCCATTGATTGCCCGCCTTGGTCCCGAACCTCTGGGCGAGGATTTTTCCGGAGCCTATCTCCATGCTCAGAGTCGTCAGCGCCAGATTCCGGTAAAAGCCTTTCTGATGGATGCGCATCAAGTGGTGGGTGTGGGAAATATTTACGCCAATGAGGCCCTTTTTGCCGCAGGCATTGATCCGCGTCGCCCGGCCGGACGCATCTCTCTGGCTCGCTACACCCTCCTGGCCGCAGCCGTGCGTGTCGTGCTGGAAGCTGCTATTCAGCAGGGGGGGACGACTCTGCGCGACTTTACCCGACCAGATGGCAGAAATGGATATTTTCGACTATCTCTGGCGGTATACGGACGAGAAGGACAAGCCTGTATCCGCTGTGGAAAAGCTTTGCAGGGAATACGCATCGGCGGGCGGGCGACCACTTATTGTTCCCATTGTCAGCACTGA
- the ftsE gene encoding cell division ATP-binding protein FtsE: protein MIEFINVTKHYPGRHHVLRELNLKLPTGQMALLTGPSGAGKSTLLKLLLRLEDVSHGTLMVNGVDVSTLKKRHIPAYRRRIGVVFQDHKLLMDRDVFNNVALTLQVSGVSGKQIQSRVRAALEKVGLGNRIHNLPATLSGGEQQRVGIARAIVHTPEILLADEPTGNLDGSLSTEILDLFRDFHQHGTTVLVATHDQSQVERLGLPVFHLEQGMLQNSKEKSA from the coding sequence ATGATTGAATTTATCAATGTCACCAAACATTATCCCGGCCGCCATCATGTGCTGCGTGAACTGAATCTTAAATTGCCGACCGGGCAGATGGCTTTATTGACTGGGCCTTCGGGGGCAGGCAAAAGCACGCTTCTGAAATTGTTGTTGCGTCTGGAGGACGTCAGTCATGGCACGCTGATGGTCAATGGCGTGGATGTTTCGACCCTGAAAAAACGCCATATCCCCGCCTATCGTCGGCGCATTGGGGTGGTTTTTCAGGATCACAAATTATTGATGGATCGTGACGTGTTCAATAATGTCGCCCTGACTTTGCAGGTCAGTGGGGTATCTGGAAAGCAGATTCAGAGCCGGGTAAGGGCAGCGCTGGAAAAAGTCGGATTGGGTAACCGGATTCATAATTTGCCGGCCACTCTGTCGGGCGGCGAACAGCAGCGGGTGGGGATTGCCCGGGCCATTGTGCATACCCCGGAAATTTTGCTCGCCGATGAGCCGACCGGTAATCTCGATGGTTCGTTGAGCACGGAAATTCTGGATCTGTTCCGGGACTTTCATCAGCACGGTACCACGGTTCTGGTGGCTACCCATGACCAGTCCCAGGTAGAACGTTTGGGGCTCCCCGTCTTTCATCTGGAGCAAGGGATGCTACAAAATTCCAAGGAGAAATCCGCGTGA
- the ftsY gene encoding signal recognition particle-docking protein FtsY, with protein sequence MTEAADATVQPEPAEEKPETVLPAHVEAVPEAASEDETTPPPAQLLEEPEDQPAESPDMALPAAEPAAGSVQKGLFARLREGLNRSREQFTEGVGRLVLGKKVIDDELLEDLEALLLQADLGSAATREIMASVTEKVRRKELTDPAILKKALRDALLDILRPRAELWVPEKGRTQVLMMVGINGAGKTTTTGKLAARWKADGFSMVLAAGDTFRAAAVEQLQGWGQRVQVPVVAQGTGADSASVVFDAFAAARARSADLLIADTAGRLHTQDHLMEELKKVKRVLAKKDPEAPHQVWLVLDAGTGQNALNQAQQFHEAIGLTGICITKLDGTAKGGVVAAIAKALPIPIRYIGVGEQVADLRPFDPESFVDALFAEPKS encoded by the coding sequence ATGACAGAAGCCGCTGACGCAACTGTCCAGCCTGAGCCTGCTGAGGAAAAACCTGAGACTGTTCTGCCTGCACATGTTGAGGCAGTACCAGAAGCCGCATCTGAAGATGAGACCACCCCGCCACCCGCACAGCTATTGGAAGAGCCGGAAGATCAGCCAGCGGAGTCTCCCGATATGGCGTTGCCTGCTGCCGAACCTGCCGCTGGTTCCGTGCAAAAAGGGCTTTTTGCACGACTACGAGAGGGTCTGAACCGGAGTCGGGAGCAATTTACCGAAGGCGTCGGCCGACTGGTCCTGGGTAAAAAAGTCATTGATGACGAATTGCTGGAAGATCTGGAAGCGTTATTGTTACAAGCGGATCTGGGTTCTGCAGCGACTCGGGAAATCATGGCCTCGGTGACGGAAAAAGTGCGTCGTAAGGAACTGACAGATCCTGCCATCCTGAAAAAAGCCCTGCGCGATGCGTTGCTCGATATTTTGCGGCCGCGTGCGGAACTCTGGGTGCCGGAAAAGGGACGGACGCAGGTATTGATGATGGTAGGCATCAATGGTGCCGGGAAAACGACGACTACGGGCAAGCTCGCCGCACGCTGGAAGGCCGATGGGTTTTCCATGGTGCTGGCGGCCGGAGACACTTTTCGGGCGGCTGCGGTTGAACAGTTGCAGGGCTGGGGACAACGGGTGCAGGTTCCGGTAGTTGCGCAGGGAACCGGTGCGGATAGTGCCTCGGTAGTTTTTGATGCGTTTGCGGCGGCGCGGGCCCGATCTGCCGATCTGCTCATTGCCGATACGGCAGGACGCCTGCATACCCAGGACCATTTGATGGAAGAACTGAAAAAAGTCAAAAGAGTACTGGCAAAGAAGGATCCCGAAGCGCCCCATCAGGTCTGGTTGGTGCTGGATGCAGGAACCGGACAAAATGCCCTGAATCAGGCCCAGCAGTTTCATGAGGCTATTGGTCTGACGGGTATCTGTATTACCAAACTGGATGGCACCGCCAAGGGCGGGGTGGTGGCGGCTATTGCCAAGGCTCTGCCGATTCCGATTCGTTACATTGGTGTAGGCGAACAGGTGGCTGACTTGCGTCCCTTTGATCCAGAATCTTTTGTTGATGCCCTCTTCGCGGAGCCGAAGTCATGA
- the coaD gene encoding pantetheine-phosphate adenylyltransferase: MRTKPQPRRIIYPGTFDPITHGHEDLVRRAAQLFDEVVVAIASETPKNPIFPLTERVALATETLTGIPGVRVRAFSGLLIHLLQEEKTHLILRGLRAISDFEHEFQLASINRRMDAQIETLFLMTSDQHTFLSSSLVREISRLGGDVSAFVHPAVASALKRHFLNGVDLSHSEK; the protein is encoded by the coding sequence ATGCGCACAAAACCTCAGCCCAGACGGATTATATATCCCGGCACTTTTGATCCAATCACCCATGGGCATGAAGACCTGGTCCGCCGCGCTGCCCAGCTTTTTGACGAGGTCGTGGTGGCCATCGCCTCGGAAACTCCCAAAAATCCCATATTTCCTCTAACTGAAAGAGTCGCCCTGGCCACGGAAACCCTCACAGGCATTCCGGGAGTCCGGGTACGCGCTTTTTCCGGATTATTGATCCACCTCTTGCAGGAAGAAAAAACCCATCTGATTTTGCGCGGGTTGCGCGCCATTTCTGATTTTGAGCATGAATTTCAATTGGCCTCCATCAATCGCCGCATGGATGCGCAAATTGAGACCCTGTTTTTGATGACTTCTGATCAGCATACTTTTCTTTCCTCCAGCCTGGTTCGGGAAATCAGTCGCCTGGGCGGAGATGTCAGCGCTTTTGTCCATCCTGCGGTAGCCAGCGCCCTGAAAAGACATTTTCTTAACGGAGTGGACCTAAGCCATTCAGAAAAGTAG
- the prmC gene encoding peptide chain release factor N(5)-glutamine methyltransferase: MISLQDWQRHLGAQLAAVSDQPIQEARWLMTHGLGLRSTELLINPQKVLTPTERAQLQTLLDQRLSGVPLAYCLGEWSFYGLDLTVTAAVLIPRPDSELLVSLALMESQVEDDLQLLDLGTGSGALALVLARERPQASVFAVEQSPEALAVARLNGDRIGVKNIQWLQGDWYTPLDPNLRFDQIISNPPYLASNDPHLPDLQHEPRTALVAGATGLECLEPIIIGARSRLRPGGRILLEHGCEQAAAVHTLLHDHGFQQVHTHCDLAGRERVSSARSPDHA, translated from the coding sequence ATGATTAGTCTTCAGGATTGGCAGCGCCATCTGGGTGCACAGTTGGCGGCAGTCAGTGACCAGCCTATCCAGGAAGCGCGCTGGTTGATGACCCATGGTCTCGGTCTCCGTTCCACGGAACTTTTGATAAACCCGCAAAAGGTTTTGACTCCCACTGAAAGAGCACAATTACAGACACTTCTGGACCAGCGACTCAGCGGTGTGCCTCTGGCTTACTGTCTGGGTGAATGGTCCTTTTATGGACTGGATCTGACAGTCACTGCTGCAGTATTAATTCCTCGTCCCGATAGTGAATTGCTGGTCAGTCTGGCGCTTATGGAGAGTCAGGTAGAGGATGACCTGCAACTGCTTGATCTGGGCACAGGGTCCGGAGCACTGGCCCTGGTGCTGGCCCGTGAACGGCCGCAAGCCAGCGTTTTTGCGGTGGAGCAAAGCCCGGAAGCCTTGGCCGTCGCCCGGCTGAATGGGGATCGAATCGGGGTGAAAAACATCCAGTGGTTGCAAGGTGATTGGTATACTCCCCTGGATCCGAACCTGCGTTTTGATCAAATTATTTCCAACCCGCCTTATCTCGCCAGTAATGACCCCCATCTGCCGGACTTACAGCATGAGCCCAGGACTGCGCTGGTGGCTGGTGCAACGGGTCTGGAATGTCTGGAACCTATTATTATCGGTGCCCGTTCGCGCTTGCGCCCGGGGGGACGTATTTTGCTGGAGCATGGTTGCGAGCAAGCTGCTGCAGTGCACACACTCCTGCATGACCATGGTTTTCAGCAGGTACACACGCATTGTGATCTGGCGGGCAGAGAACGTGTAAGTAGTGCCAGGAGTCCTGATCATGCCTGA
- a CDS encoding dynamin family protein, with the protein MSLEQSITRSPILEGLSALNRWRQDLVSGLHEMAALTADLGLLPSGTMLQLETLAYDTEQDSLRIAFVGEFSRGKTELINALFFSDMGQRLLPSSSGQTTMCPVEIRGAPQGRPGLQLLPIASRSLDVSIEKLKKAGSAWRKFPLSVADKKERSESLAHLTETVCVAVEDARRIGLCPPLNRTPKNRERTVCPSCGLGKVLIPRWRHAILYLAHPVLDAGLTVLDTPGLNAIGAEPELTFSMLADADAIVFLLGADTGVTQSDLMIWDQYLMRNAHQKQIVLLNKIDTLWDELREEDDIQQEITQQVANTATRLRISPDQVIPVSGQKGLVARIRQDAELLERSGLAALERSIAEVLLPARHETIKEKCRMLIERAVLDQKNMLQDQRHRLLAQMDSVQSLKDRTAEKIPKLVAQHQILLKNFEQDRQAFEEKKARFRQAVEELLLIPLAPNTFDLVISNAKAEMLSAWTTAGIVERFRQFFSEAVAHFDRALEGAQQVSAMVAEEYQALQKRYRLPPLRAVPYAMMPRRAELMDMSESYERFGMMLEIAVNTQSSVVRKAFLTVAGRTRDFVVETRREAENWVDEIMAVMNQQLQLFHQNAEEELNSLQSIATTMGNIDTRVQQLEQSLAEIQEQSDRLDRQSAPLLSLLRAPFRPVR; encoded by the coding sequence ATGAGCCTTGAGCAGTCGATTACCCGGTCACCGATTTTGGAGGGCCTGTCTGCATTGAACCGCTGGCGCCAGGATCTGGTTAGTGGCCTGCACGAAATGGCAGCACTCACTGCCGACCTCGGCCTGCTGCCCAGCGGAACTATGCTGCAGCTGGAGACCCTAGCTTATGATACAGAGCAGGACAGTCTGCGCATTGCTTTTGTCGGGGAGTTTTCCCGGGGTAAAACCGAACTGATCAATGCCTTGTTTTTTTCGGATATGGGCCAGAGACTTCTGCCTTCCAGCTCCGGGCAGACCACCATGTGTCCCGTGGAAATTCGCGGTGCGCCGCAAGGACGTCCCGGTCTGCAGCTACTGCCCATCGCCAGCCGCAGCCTCGATGTCAGCATTGAAAAGCTTAAGAAGGCGGGAAGCGCCTGGCGCAAGTTCCCCTTGTCTGTGGCAGACAAAAAGGAGCGATCAGAGTCATTAGCGCACTTGACCGAAACGGTTTGTGTGGCCGTAGAAGATGCCCGGCGTATTGGTCTTTGCCCGCCGCTGAACCGTACCCCCAAAAATCGCGAACGCACGGTTTGCCCTTCTTGCGGATTGGGTAAGGTGCTGATTCCGCGCTGGCGGCACGCCATATTATATCTGGCACACCCGGTATTGGATGCAGGCTTGACAGTGCTGGATACCCCGGGCCTCAATGCCATTGGTGCCGAGCCGGAACTGACCTTCAGCATGCTCGCAGATGCGGACGCTATTGTATTTCTGCTGGGTGCAGACACCGGAGTAACGCAAAGTGATCTGATGATCTGGGACCAATACCTGATGCGCAATGCCCATCAAAAGCAAATTGTACTCTTGAATAAAATTGACACCCTTTGGGACGAATTGCGGGAAGAGGATGATATTCAACAGGAAATTACCCAGCAGGTGGCTAATACAGCAACCCGCTTACGTATCAGCCCTGATCAGGTCATTCCGGTTTCCGGTCAAAAAGGCCTGGTTGCCCGAATCCGTCAGGATGCGGAGCTGCTGGAGCGCAGTGGCTTGGCCGCGCTGGAACGCTCCATAGCGGAAGTACTTCTGCCAGCGCGTCATGAAACCATCAAGGAAAAATGCCGAATGCTCATAGAGCGGGCGGTGCTGGATCAAAAAAATATGTTGCAGGATCAGCGCCATCGTCTTTTAGCCCAAATGGATAGCGTACAAAGTCTCAAGGACCGTACGGCTGAAAAAATCCCCAAACTGGTTGCACAGCACCAAATCCTGCTCAAAAATTTTGAGCAGGATCGACAGGCTTTTGAAGAGAAAAAAGCCCGGTTTCGCCAGGCAGTGGAAGAGTTGTTGCTGATTCCTCTGGCTCCCAATACCTTTGATCTGGTGATCAGCAATGCCAAGGCGGAAATGCTCTCAGCCTGGACAACTGCAGGAATTGTCGAGCGTTTCCGGCAGTTTTTCAGTGAAGCCGTCGCCCACTTTGATCGGGCACTGGAGGGCGCACAACAAGTGTCTGCCATGGTCGCGGAAGAATATCAGGCCTTGCAGAAGCGTTACCGCCTGCCCCCCTTGCGGGCCGTGCCCTACGCCATGATGCCCAGACGTGCGGAATTAATGGATATGTCTGAAAGCTACGAGCGTTTTGGAATGATGCTGGAAATTGCGGTAAACACCCAAAGTAGCGTGGTGCGCAAGGCATTTTTGACGGTAGCGGGTCGTACCCGGGATTTTGTCGTCGAAACCCGTCGGGAGGCGGAAAACTGGGTGGATGAAATCATGGCCGTCATGAACCAGCAACTCCAGCTATTTCATCAAAATGCCGAGGAAGAGCTGAATTCACTACAAAGTATTGCCACGACTATGGGTAATATTGATACCAGAGTACAGCAGCTGGAACAGAGTCTTGCCGAGATTCAGGAGCAGAGTGACCGGCTTGATCGCCAATCCGCTCCACTCCTGAGTCTGCTGCGAGCGCCTTTCAGGCCTGTCCGGTAA
- the rpoH gene encoding RNA polymerase sigma factor RpoH has protein sequence MNELAIASRDLVSADGLTAYLRFVNAQPMLEPEEERDLALRLRDHDDVEAAKSLVLSHLRFVVRIARGYRGYGLQEADLIQEGNIGLMKAVKRYDPDHGVRLVSFAVHWVKAEIHEFILRNWRIVKVATTKAQRKLFFNLRSSRTHTGWLSGEESAAIAEDLGVTREQVLEMEGRMTGHDYSLNMEPDEESGHSRVMELADPAESTVDQLLDRDWDEHQHTVLQSALSALPQRDRYIIENRWLSEDPKTLQVLGDELGVSAERIRQLEKSSMGKLRQKMLALSPAA, from the coding sequence ATGAATGAACTTGCTATAGCCAGTAGGGATTTGGTCAGTGCAGACGGGCTGACGGCTTACCTGCGTTTTGTCAATGCCCAGCCCATGCTGGAGCCTGAAGAAGAGCGGGATCTGGCCCTGCGTCTGCGCGATCATGACGATGTCGAAGCGGCAAAATCCCTGGTGCTCAGTCATTTGCGCTTTGTGGTGCGGATTGCCCGGGGTTATCGGGGCTACGGCCTGCAGGAAGCCGACCTGATTCAGGAAGGGAATATCGGTCTGATGAAAGCCGTCAAGCGCTATGATCCTGATCATGGCGTACGCCTGGTCTCTTTTGCCGTACATTGGGTCAAAGCGGAAATTCATGAATTCATTTTGCGCAACTGGCGTATTGTCAAAGTGGCTACCACCAAGGCCCAGCGCAAGCTGTTCTTTAATCTGCGTTCCAGCCGAACCCACACGGGCTGGTTGAGTGGTGAGGAAAGTGCGGCCATTGCTGAAGATCTTGGCGTTACCCGGGAGCAGGTGCTGGAAATGGAAGGCCGGATGACTGGTCATGACTATTCCCTGAATATGGAGCCCGATGAGGAAAGTGGTCATTCGCGGGTCATGGAACTGGCTGATCCTGCGGAGTCCACTGTGGATCAACTCCTGGATAGGGATTGGGACGAGCACCAGCATACCGTATTGCAGAGTGCCTTGTCGGCCCTGCCTCAGCGTGATCGCTACATCATTGAAAACCGTTGGCTCAGCGAAGATCCCAAGACCCTACAAGTGCTGGGTGATGAGCTGGGAGTTTCGGCAGAGCGTATCCGCCAGCTGGAAAAAAGCAGCATGGGCAAGCTGCGTCAGAAAATGCTGGCACTCAGTCCGGCGGCCTGA
- the ftsX gene encoding permease-like cell division protein FtsX: MSALHIRREAAQNALNTLLKQPLATLMTIFALAIVLALPVGLFAALNNLQQLFGQWRDQAQISLFLHQDATEQDIQQLQKQLQGSTGVVNVRYVGKEAALKTFEKNAGMTAAIKILGENPLPASFIVELNPLSESPAALQAQVQEWARQPGVASAQSDLHWVARLQAILALGKRAVWILAIMLAVGAILVMGNTIRLHIAQRRDEIDIASLVGATRAFIRRPFLYQGLIQGAIAGILAWIIIAITIAILQEPVDRLATLYGTRFQLLGLTGLEGLILIIISAILGWLGSRLAVGQHLDHTFS, from the coding sequence GTGAGTGCCTTACATATTCGTCGGGAAGCCGCCCAAAATGCCTTGAACACCCTGCTGAAGCAGCCGTTAGCAACGCTAATGACCATTTTTGCCCTGGCTATTGTGCTGGCGCTACCTGTGGGCCTTTTTGCGGCGCTCAATAATCTCCAGCAATTGTTTGGGCAATGGCGAGATCAAGCCCAGATTTCACTTTTTCTCCATCAGGATGCTACAGAGCAAGACATACAGCAGCTGCAGAAGCAGTTACAGGGCAGCACCGGAGTCGTCAATGTGCGCTATGTCGGTAAGGAAGCCGCATTGAAAACGTTTGAAAAAAACGCCGGAATGACGGCTGCCATCAAAATTCTCGGAGAAAACCCACTCCCGGCTTCGTTTATTGTTGAACTGAATCCATTATCTGAAAGTCCGGCGGCCTTGCAGGCGCAAGTTCAGGAGTGGGCGCGTCAACCCGGAGTTGCCAGTGCCCAATCCGATTTGCATTGGGTGGCACGTCTGCAGGCCATTCTGGCCCTGGGCAAAAGGGCTGTCTGGATTTTGGCCATTATGTTGGCCGTGGGTGCAATTCTGGTTATGGGTAATACCATTCGCCTGCATATTGCCCAGCGCCGCGATGAAATTGATATTGCCAGTCTGGTGGGGGCAACGCGGGCCTTCATCCGCCGGCCGTTTTTGTATCAGGGACTGATTCAGGGGGCCATTGCCGGAATACTGGCCTGGATTATTATTGCGATTACCATCGCGATTTTGCAGGAACCGGTTGATCGTCTGGCGACTTTGTATGGTACCCGGTTTCAGCTTTTAGGCCTGACGGGTCTGGAAGGACTGATCCTGATTATTATCAGCGCTATTCTTGGTTGGCTGGGTTCACGCCTTGCAGTGGGTCAACACCTCGACCATACTTTTTCATAA